The Bombus vancouverensis nearcticus chromosome 12, iyBomVanc1_principal, whole genome shotgun sequence genome contains a region encoding:
- the LOC117155217 gene encoding protein O-mannosyl-transferase Tmtc3, with protein MGVPARGALAAIVAISAFAVYLNSLNCGFVFDDISAIKDNRDLRPHTPLKNVFYNDFWGTPMHKEQSHKSYRPLCVLTFRWNYLIHQLDPMGYHLLNVILHVGVCLLYFRTCLMFLSDSATFVSSLLFAVHPIHTEAVTGVVGRAETLSSLFYLAALIMYTKCCRSRRSTGWKSLILSMSFVFTAMLCKEQGITATAVCVFYEIFVVQKVRAMDIFLTLKAAFGGKKISLAWSSEGTKRLTVLTLVTFSLLILRLHVMGSKLPVFTRFDNPASVAPTPIRQLTYNYLAAVNLRLLFLPSDLCCDWTMGTIPLIENFTDPRNLATIATHTTILGLLVTAILTPNRQTSIILIMSLAMMILPFLPASNLFFPVGFVIAERVLYAPSMGFCMLIGYGWSILSDKKFKKVTLFLLITLLAAHTTKTFIRNYDWLDEYSIFMSGLKVNVRNAKLFNNVGHALESQGRFKEALNFFNMAVQVQGDDIGAHINVGRTYNHLKMFKEAEDAYLKAKSLLPKAKPGESYQARIAPNHLNVFVNLANLIAKNATRLEEADLLYRQAISMRADYTQAYINRGDILIKLNRTKEAQEVYERALFYDSNNPDIYYNLGVVFLEQGKASQALAYLDKALEFDPEHEQALLNSAILLQELGRAELRKVARERLLKLLRKDSNNERVHFNLGMLAMDDHDSGSAERWFRNAVALKEDFRSALFNLALLLADEQRPLEAAPFLNQLVRFHPDHVKGLILLGDIYINNIKDLDAAENCYRRILQLDPTNIQGLHNLCVVMVERGKLGLAAQCLERAAALAPHQDYVHRHLAIVKARISRLPPEQRDTEVFDDSFWQTGPKERNFNMGDISSSSSVGSTSGANGLGNMENSGSQFLGKTDSVFSNHHNHIGHKKSSTDSMNNHIVHLKSSSKPARVPLNEVKQEVKDTHINHDRSLKTSASSNEQQEFSPGKVFGKSVSSDATELTIDRERTTKMSNSEKFDSATPAFSTGEKHAGTTRQKDTALS; from the exons ATGGGAGTGCCTGCGCGGGGAGCACTCGCGGCGATTGTCGCCATAAGCGCGTTCGCTGTCTATCTAAATAGCCTTAATTGCGGCTTCGTTTTCGATGACATTTCTGCGATAAAAGATAATCGCGACTTAAGGCCTCATACACCTCTAAAAAACGTTTTTTACAATGATTTCTGGGGTACTCCGATGCATAAG GAGCAGTCGCACAAATCATATAGACCTTTGTGCGTTCTCACATTCCGATGGAATTACTTGATTCACCAGTTGGATCCTATGGGATATCACCTGCTTAATGTTATCCTACATGTTGGAGTATGCTTATTATATTTCAG GACATGCTTGATGTTTCTATCTGATTCTGCAACTTTTGTATCTTCTCTTCTGTTTGCGGTTCATCCTATACATACAGAGGCA GTTACAGGAGTGGTCGGAAGAGCAGAAACATTGTcctctttattttatttagcgGCTCTAATCATGTACACTAAATGCTGTAGAAGTAGAAGATCTACAG gATGGAAATCTTTGATATTATCTATGTCTTTTGTTTTCACTGCCATGTTGTGCAAAGAACAAGGAATAACAGCCACTGCAGTTTGTGTATTCTATGAAATTTTTGTTGTGCAAAAg GTAAGAGCAATGGATATTTTCCTAACGTTAAAGGCAGCTTTTGGTGGGAAGAAAATATCACTTGCTTGGTCCAGTGAAGGTACAAAACGATTGACAGTCCTTACGCTTGTCACGTTTAGTTTACTTATCCTTCGGCTACATGTAATGGGCTCAAAGTTACCTGTATTTACCAG ATTTGACAATCCCGCATCTGTGGCCCCAACGCCAATAAGGCAGCTTACCTATAATTACCTCGCAGCAGTTAATCTAAGGCTGCTATTTCTTCCAAGCGATTTATGCTGTGATTGGACTATGGGAACGATAccgttaatagaaaattttacagATCCTCGTAATCTGGCCACTATAGCAACTCATACGACCATATTAGGATTGTTGGTAACAGCAATTTTAACACCTAATAGACAAACTTCCATTATTCTCATAATG AGCTTGGCTATGATGATACTCCCATTTTTACCTGCCTCAAATCTCTTCTTCCCAGTTGGATTCGTCATTGCGGAAAGAGTATTGTATGCTCCGTCTATGGGATTTTGTATGCTCATTGGATATGGATGGAGCATTTTATCCGATAAAAA ATTTAAGAAAGTAAcactatttttattaataactcTTTTGGCTGCACACACAACGAAGACTTTTATCAGGAATTACGATTGGTTGGACGAATATTCTATATTCATGTCGGGATTAAAAGTGAATGTTCGCAATGCTAAATTGTTCAATAATGTGGGGCATGCTTTGGAAAGTCAAGGAAGATTCAAGGAagcattaaatttttttaatatggCTGTGCAAGTTCAAGGCGATGACATTGGTGCACACATTAACGTGGGTAGAACCTATAATCATCTGAAAATGTTTAAGGAAGCTGAAGATGCATATCTGAAG GCAAAATCTTTACTACCAAAAGCAAAACCCGGAGAGTCGTACCAAGCGCGAATAGCTCCGAATCATTTGAACGTTTTCGTAAATTTAGCAAACCTAATAGCGAAGAATGCAACTAGGTTAGAGGAAGCCGATCTGCTTTATAGACAAGCCATTAGTATGCGCGCCGATTACACGCAAGCGTATATTAATCGAGgcgatattttaattaaacttaatCGTACCAAAGAAGCCCAAGAAGTTTATGAACGGGCCCTTTTTTACGATAGTAACAATCCAGACATTTATTACAAC CTTGGGGTCGTATTTCTTGAACAAGGGAAAGCATCTCAAGCTCTAGCATATCTTGATAAGGCTCTCGAATTTGATCCAGAACACGAACAAGCGTTACTCAATTCAGCTATTTTACTCCAAGAGCTAGGACGTGCTGAATTACGAAAAGTAGCTAGAGAAAGACTTCTGAAACTTTTACGAAAA GATTCTAACAATGAACGAGTTCATTTTAATCTTGGAATGCTGGCTATGGATGACCATGATAGCGGAAGCGCAGAACGATGGTTTCGTAATGCTGTTGCTCTTAAAGAGGATTTCCGTTCAGCATTATTCAATTTGGCTCTTTTGCTAGCAGATGAACAACGCCCCCTTGAAGCTGCTCCATTTTTAAACCAACTAGTTAGATTTCATCCGGACCACGTTAAAGGATTAATCCTTCTAGgtgatatttatataaataatataaaggaTTTGGATGCTGCTGAAAAT TGTTACCGTAGAATACTGCAACTGGACCCAACAAATATTCAAGGCCTTCACAATTTATGTGTCGTAATGGTTGAGCGTGGTAAGTTAGGCTTGGCTGCTCAATGTTTGGAAAGAGCTGCAGCCCTGGCACCTCATCAGGATTACGTGCATAGACACCTGGCTATTGTCAAGGCTCGTATCAGCAGACTACCTCCGGAGCAGCGCGACACAGAGGTGTTCGACGATTCCTTTTGGCAAACTGGTCCCAAGGAAAGAAATTTCAACATGGGAGATATTTCCAGCAGCAGTAGTGTTGGAAGTACTAGTGGCGCAAATGGTCTCGGCAATATGGAAAATAGCGGTAGCCAATTTCTAGGCAAAACGGATTCTGTATTCTCGAATCACCATAATCATATAGGCCATAAAAAGAGCAGCACGGACTCAATGAATAATCATATTGTGCATCTGAAGAGTTCATCGAAACCTGCAAGAGTTCCATTGAATGAAGTGAAGCAGGAAGTGAAAGATACGCACATCAATCACGACAGATCGTTGAAAACGAGTGCAAGTTCGAACGAGCAGCAAGAATTTTCGCCTGGAAAGGTTTTTGGTAAAAGCGTGAGCTCAGATGCAACGGAATTGACAATCGATCGGGAACGTACGACTAAAATGAGTAATTCGGAGAAGTTCGATAGCGCTACACCGGCATTTTCAACTGGCGAAAAGCATGCTGGAACCACGCGACAAAAAGATACCGCACTTTCATAG
- the Nrt gene encoding neurotactin isoform X1 — MSQEDQEKSMDKKEIAEEEREKMLNAENTKHTVASTAPDAESEDQKPKKKIPIGGIKMPGFCRTKSKELCKEDDCKPTEIGEGDSTEKTVKESDQNVSSEKTSTPNKDAKEKESRKRILDTIKLPLVSVFPRKKNKEGEVELGITGAAGLASVETLDDVVTEKNPISNEDGMETVRLDGDAPDGIESPKQHFLVACISAARRNLFALVTTLCILVSVVIIVCIACIGPRKNVSQLIKDGSFVKAVTSCGPVQGVSEDGAFAFRGIPYAIPPLENRRWQPAEPLRKIEYCWTNTYQAHNSSKVCWQREASGRIVGSEDCLYLDVFTPEVRYDSPLSVVVMIGAETLSGGSPGVMQPSAKLARVRDMVFVRPNFRLGIFGFLAADQLSRTSHPLTSGNYGLSDIIAALQWVHLNIEHFGGNKSAVTLWGHRAGGTLVTTLVGIRRTRDLFQRVWISSGSAIFPGRELEVSETLNELFLNSTRCNDAACLRSKSAEEIMDSVPETWHLGNVGLPETREATTRDRRHEWLVLDRAILQEPVGQIWARDEFSVKIVMGTTAHAGVPLKYLTSNATLNSTQVEKIVKESLLGTSGLADEALRRYNATLKGLLSMISDVRVVCPLLTVARMKTNIPFYVATQPRGHIADPDCDAAAILGSYAARTPAEKRHVSAMQQLFNHYVWHGEVAQADANGIKRVLIVGQDTLPDRDYPNCDFWIAKDIVPSYGRVD; from the exons ATGAGTCAAGAGGATCAGGAGAAAAGCATGGATAAGAAAGAAATtgcagaggaagagagagagaaaatgttGAACGCCGAGAACACGAAACATACGGTGGCATCGACCGCTCCAGACGCGGAATCCGAAGACCAGAAACCTAAGAAGAAAATTCCAATTGGCGGTATTAAGATGCCCGGCTTCTGTCGTACAAAGAGCAAGGAGTTGTGTAAA GAGGATGATTGTAAGCCTACTGAAATTGGAGAAGGCGATTCAACGGAAAAAACTGTTAAAGAAAGTGATCAAAATGTATCATCAGAGAAAACAAGCACACCGAATAAAGACGCAAAGGAAAAGGAAAGCCGCAAGAGAATTCTCGACACCATAAAGTTACCCTTAGTCTCTGTTTTTcctagaaaaaaaaataag gaAGGTGAAGTGGAATTGGGAATTACCGGAGCTGCTGGATTGGCGAGTGTTGAAACTCTTGACGATGTTGTGACGGAGAAAAATCCTATCAGTAACGAAGATGGTATGGAAACTGTTCGACTCGATGGTGATGCTCCAGACGGAATTGAATCTCCTAAACAGCATTTTCTTGTAGCTTGTATATCCGCTGCAAGGAGAAATTTATTTGCGCTAG TGACAACATTGTGTATCCTGGTATCAGTCGTGATTATCGTCTGTATCGCTTGCATCGGTCCGAGAAAGAATGTTTCACAGTTGATAAAGGATGGGAGCTTTGTCAAAGCAGTAACTTCTTGCGGACCTGTGCAAGGTGTGTCAGAAGATGGTGCATTCGCATTTCGTGGGATCCCATATGCAATCCCACCATTAGAAAATCGTCGTTGGCAACCTGCGGAACCCCTAAGAAAAATTGAATACTGTTGGACTAATACGTATCAAGCACACAATTCCTCGAAAGTTTGTTGGCAACGAGAGGCTTCAGGAAGGATTGTCGGAAGCGAAGATTGCTTATATTTAGATGTTTTCACGCCTGAAGTCAGATATGATTCGCCTTTATCAGTGGTCGTTATGATTGGTGCTGAAACCCTCAGTGGTGGTTCTCCAGGTGTAATGCAGCCTTCTGCAAAACTTGCTCGTGTCCGTGATATGGTGTTTGTTAGACCTAACTTCCG GTTAGGAATCTTCGGCTTTTTAGCTGCAGATCAACTTTCAAGAACATCGCATCCTCTCACATCCGGAAATTACGGGTTGTCGGATATCATAGCAGCGCTTCAGTGGGTTCATCTTAACATTGAACATTTCGGAGGAAATAAATCGGCCGTAACTTTATGGGGTCATCGGGCAGGAGGAACGCTTGTCACAACTTTAGTTGGCATTCGGCGAACAAGGGATCTTTTCCAGCGAGTGTGGATTTCCAGCGGTAGTGCGATATTTCCCGGAAGAGAACTAGAAGTTTCCGAAACACTTAATGAACTATTTTTAAATTCTACAAGATGTAATGACGCCGCTTGTTTGCGAAGCAAAAGTGCCGAGGAGATAATGGATTCAGTTCCTGAAACATGGCATTTAGGAAACGTTGGTCTGCCTGAAACCAGAGAAGCGACAACAAGAGATAGGAGACATGAATGGTTGGTGCTCGATCGTGCCATTCTTCAGGAACCCGTAGGTCAAATTTGGGCAAGGGATGAATTTTCGGTGAAAATTGTAATGGGCACTACTGCACATGCTGGAGTCCCTCTTAAGTATCTCACTTCCAACGCTACTCTCAATTCCACACAAGTAGAGAAAATTGTAAAGGAGTCCTTATTAGGAACATCTGGTTTAGCGGACGAAGCTCTCAG acgttataacgcaacaTTGAAAGGTTTACTAAGCATGATCTCGGACGTTCGTGTGGTATGTCCATTGCTGACAGTTGCCAGAATGAAGACCAATATTCCATTCTACGTAGCGACGCAGCCACGGGGTCATATTGCAGATCCTGATTGTGATGCTGCAGCGATACTCGGATCATATGCTGCTCGTACTCCTGCTGAAAAAAGACACGTATCTGCTATGCAGCAGCTTTTCAATCACTATGTTTGGCACGGCGAGGTAGCTCAGGCAGATGCTAATGGTATAAAACGAGTTTTAATTGTTGGACAAGATACGCTTCCTGATCGTGACTATCCTAATTGCGACTTCTGGATAGCAAAAGACATAGTTCCATCTTATGGTCGAGTCGATtga
- the Nrt gene encoding neurotactin isoform X2 — MSQEDQEKSMDKKEIAEEEREKMLNAENTKHTVASTAPDAESEDQKPKKKIPIGGIKMPGFCRTKSKELCKEGEVELGITGAAGLASVETLDDVVTEKNPISNEDGMETVRLDGDAPDGIESPKQHFLVACISAARRNLFALVTTLCILVSVVIIVCIACIGPRKNVSQLIKDGSFVKAVTSCGPVQGVSEDGAFAFRGIPYAIPPLENRRWQPAEPLRKIEYCWTNTYQAHNSSKVCWQREASGRIVGSEDCLYLDVFTPEVRYDSPLSVVVMIGAETLSGGSPGVMQPSAKLARVRDMVFVRPNFRLGIFGFLAADQLSRTSHPLTSGNYGLSDIIAALQWVHLNIEHFGGNKSAVTLWGHRAGGTLVTTLVGIRRTRDLFQRVWISSGSAIFPGRELEVSETLNELFLNSTRCNDAACLRSKSAEEIMDSVPETWHLGNVGLPETREATTRDRRHEWLVLDRAILQEPVGQIWARDEFSVKIVMGTTAHAGVPLKYLTSNATLNSTQVEKIVKESLLGTSGLADEALRRYNATLKGLLSMISDVRVVCPLLTVARMKTNIPFYVATQPRGHIADPDCDAAAILGSYAARTPAEKRHVSAMQQLFNHYVWHGEVAQADANGIKRVLIVGQDTLPDRDYPNCDFWIAKDIVPSYGRVD, encoded by the exons ATGAGTCAAGAGGATCAGGAGAAAAGCATGGATAAGAAAGAAATtgcagaggaagagagagagaaaatgttGAACGCCGAGAACACGAAACATACGGTGGCATCGACCGCTCCAGACGCGGAATCCGAAGACCAGAAACCTAAGAAGAAAATTCCAATTGGCGGTATTAAGATGCCCGGCTTCTGTCGTACAAAGAGCAAGGAGTTGTGTAAA gaAGGTGAAGTGGAATTGGGAATTACCGGAGCTGCTGGATTGGCGAGTGTTGAAACTCTTGACGATGTTGTGACGGAGAAAAATCCTATCAGTAACGAAGATGGTATGGAAACTGTTCGACTCGATGGTGATGCTCCAGACGGAATTGAATCTCCTAAACAGCATTTTCTTGTAGCTTGTATATCCGCTGCAAGGAGAAATTTATTTGCGCTAG TGACAACATTGTGTATCCTGGTATCAGTCGTGATTATCGTCTGTATCGCTTGCATCGGTCCGAGAAAGAATGTTTCACAGTTGATAAAGGATGGGAGCTTTGTCAAAGCAGTAACTTCTTGCGGACCTGTGCAAGGTGTGTCAGAAGATGGTGCATTCGCATTTCGTGGGATCCCATATGCAATCCCACCATTAGAAAATCGTCGTTGGCAACCTGCGGAACCCCTAAGAAAAATTGAATACTGTTGGACTAATACGTATCAAGCACACAATTCCTCGAAAGTTTGTTGGCAACGAGAGGCTTCAGGAAGGATTGTCGGAAGCGAAGATTGCTTATATTTAGATGTTTTCACGCCTGAAGTCAGATATGATTCGCCTTTATCAGTGGTCGTTATGATTGGTGCTGAAACCCTCAGTGGTGGTTCTCCAGGTGTAATGCAGCCTTCTGCAAAACTTGCTCGTGTCCGTGATATGGTGTTTGTTAGACCTAACTTCCG GTTAGGAATCTTCGGCTTTTTAGCTGCAGATCAACTTTCAAGAACATCGCATCCTCTCACATCCGGAAATTACGGGTTGTCGGATATCATAGCAGCGCTTCAGTGGGTTCATCTTAACATTGAACATTTCGGAGGAAATAAATCGGCCGTAACTTTATGGGGTCATCGGGCAGGAGGAACGCTTGTCACAACTTTAGTTGGCATTCGGCGAACAAGGGATCTTTTCCAGCGAGTGTGGATTTCCAGCGGTAGTGCGATATTTCCCGGAAGAGAACTAGAAGTTTCCGAAACACTTAATGAACTATTTTTAAATTCTACAAGATGTAATGACGCCGCTTGTTTGCGAAGCAAAAGTGCCGAGGAGATAATGGATTCAGTTCCTGAAACATGGCATTTAGGAAACGTTGGTCTGCCTGAAACCAGAGAAGCGACAACAAGAGATAGGAGACATGAATGGTTGGTGCTCGATCGTGCCATTCTTCAGGAACCCGTAGGTCAAATTTGGGCAAGGGATGAATTTTCGGTGAAAATTGTAATGGGCACTACTGCACATGCTGGAGTCCCTCTTAAGTATCTCACTTCCAACGCTACTCTCAATTCCACACAAGTAGAGAAAATTGTAAAGGAGTCCTTATTAGGAACATCTGGTTTAGCGGACGAAGCTCTCAG acgttataacgcaacaTTGAAAGGTTTACTAAGCATGATCTCGGACGTTCGTGTGGTATGTCCATTGCTGACAGTTGCCAGAATGAAGACCAATATTCCATTCTACGTAGCGACGCAGCCACGGGGTCATATTGCAGATCCTGATTGTGATGCTGCAGCGATACTCGGATCATATGCTGCTCGTACTCCTGCTGAAAAAAGACACGTATCTGCTATGCAGCAGCTTTTCAATCACTATGTTTGGCACGGCGAGGTAGCTCAGGCAGATGCTAATGGTATAAAACGAGTTTTAATTGTTGGACAAGATACGCTTCCTGATCGTGACTATCCTAATTGCGACTTCTGGATAGCAAAAGACATAGTTCCATCTTATGGTCGAGTCGATtga